A genomic stretch from Sphingobacterium sp. ML3W includes:
- the trmD gene encoding tRNA (guanosine(37)-N1)-methyltransferase TrmD codes for MRFDIITVLPDLLESPFAHSILQRAKNKGLAEIYVHNLRDYSTNKHKSVDDYPYGGGSGMVLQIEPFAKCIEQLQAERTYDEIIYMTPDGETFNQDIANGLSTKGNMMILCGHYKGIDQRIRDIYVTKEISIGDYVLSGGELPAAIVTDAIIRLIPGVLSDETSALSDSFQDGLLDAPIYTRPAEWKGHKVPDILLSGHEAKIAAWKDEQQLKRTQERRPDLLND; via the coding sequence ATGCGTTTTGATATTATTACGGTTCTACCAGATCTTTTGGAAAGTCCATTTGCGCACTCTATTTTGCAACGTGCAAAGAATAAGGGCCTCGCGGAGATATATGTACACAATTTAAGAGATTACTCAACAAATAAGCACAAAAGTGTGGACGATTACCCTTATGGAGGTGGCTCTGGCATGGTACTACAGATCGAACCCTTCGCTAAATGTATTGAACAATTACAGGCCGAACGGACATACGATGAAATCATCTATATGACTCCCGATGGAGAAACCTTCAATCAGGATATTGCAAACGGACTCTCGACAAAAGGTAACATGATGATTCTCTGTGGTCACTACAAAGGTATAGACCAACGCATCAGAGATATTTATGTGACAAAGGAAATCTCAATAGGTGATTATGTGCTGTCCGGAGGTGAACTTCCAGCGGCAATTGTTACAGACGCGATCATCCGCTTGATCCCCGGAGTTTTATCGGACGAAACCTCTGCGCTTTCAGATTCTTTTCAGGACGGATTGTTGGATGCACCAATCTATACACGCCCTGCAGAGTGGAAAGGGCACAAAGTACCCGATATTTTACTCAGTGGACATGAAGCAAAAATTGCTGCATGGAAGGACGAACAACAGCTAAAAAGAACACAGGAACGACGCCCTGATTTATTAAATGATTAA
- a CDS encoding anthranilate synthase component I family protein produces the protein MKYKFKTQSRKLLADTTTPVSIYLRLRDIFPNSLLLESSDYHSRDNNISYICCQPIAGIQLDERELTLTYPGKERIVKNAQEIELRQEVSDFRNSFEDSTIAELNLISNGLFGYFTFDCIEHFEDIKLTTPVDPARKIPFMQYHVYKYVIAIDHFRNQLYIFEHLLEDEESELERMQFLIQNKNFPEYTFKLAGEESSNRTDEEHRQLVKKMKEHIQRGDVFQIVPSRGFRTPFSGDEFNVYRALRSINPSPYLFYFDYGDFKLFGSSPEAQLRIHGKQATIFPIAGTFKRTGNMEEDQKIASRLKQDPKETSEHVMLVDLARNDLSRHCTQVKVESYMEPQYYSHIIHLVSKVTGVLKDNINPFDIVGDTYPAGTLSGAPKHMALTLIDRYEGLQRSFYSGAIGFMGFNGDFNHAIMIRSFLSKQNTLHYQAGGGIVLDSDPEMELQEVNNKIAALRKALQLAETL, from the coding sequence ATGAAGTATAAATTCAAAACACAGAGCAGAAAGTTGCTTGCCGACACAACAACACCGGTGAGTATTTATCTTCGATTAAGGGATATCTTTCCAAATTCATTGTTATTGGAAAGCTCCGACTACCATAGTCGTGACAACAATATCAGCTATATCTGTTGCCAGCCTATAGCAGGGATTCAACTAGATGAGCGAGAGTTAACATTAACCTATCCCGGAAAAGAAAGGATTGTAAAAAATGCACAAGAAATAGAATTACGTCAGGAGGTATCCGATTTCAGGAATTCTTTTGAAGATTCTACGATAGCCGAACTGAACTTAATCTCCAACGGTCTATTTGGCTACTTTACATTTGATTGCATCGAACATTTTGAGGATATCAAACTGACAACACCTGTTGATCCGGCACGGAAAATACCGTTTATGCAGTATCATGTTTATAAGTATGTGATTGCCATAGACCATTTCCGTAATCAGCTTTATATCTTCGAACATCTTTTGGAAGATGAAGAGTCAGAACTGGAACGCATGCAATTCCTGATCCAGAACAAAAACTTCCCAGAGTATACGTTCAAATTGGCCGGAGAGGAAAGTTCCAACCGTACCGATGAAGAGCATCGCCAATTGGTCAAAAAGATGAAGGAACATATCCAACGTGGTGATGTCTTTCAAATCGTTCCATCCCGTGGCTTCCGAACACCATTCTCAGGTGATGAATTTAACGTCTACCGTGCATTACGTTCCATTAACCCCTCACCTTACCTATTCTATTTTGATTATGGTGACTTTAAACTGTTCGGTTCATCGCCTGAGGCACAATTGCGCATCCATGGCAAGCAGGCTACGATCTTCCCGATTGCCGGAACTTTCAAAAGAACCGGGAACATGGAGGAAGACCAGAAGATTGCCTCTAGACTAAAACAGGATCCGAAAGAAACCTCAGAACATGTGATGTTGGTAGACCTTGCCCGTAATGATCTGAGCAGACACTGTACTCAGGTTAAAGTGGAGTCCTATATGGAACCACAATACTACTCGCATATCATCCACTTGGTATCAAAAGTGACAGGGGTATTAAAAGATAACATCAATCCATTCGACATTGTAGGAGATACCTACCCTGCCGGGACGCTCTCTGGAGCTCCAAAACACATGGCATTGACACTCATTGACCGTTACGAGGGATTGCAACGTTCGTTCTACTCCGGAGCGATTGGCTTTATGGGTTTCAATGGCGATTTCAATCATGCCATCATGATTCGTTCATTCCTCAGTAAACAAAACACCTTGCACTATCAAGCTGGTGGTGGAATTGTACTGGACTCTGACCCTGAAATGGAACTTCAGGAAGTCAACAATAAAATAGCTGCTTTGCGAAAAGCATTACAATTAGCAGAAACGTTATGA
- a CDS encoding chorismate mutase has product MIRPLEYCVNTQHINVSIDTIDNRIVELLALRKTYLNKAKVLDDHTDAGQHIIKNISSNQATLAKKFDLPVEFVQAIFQEIDNYFNQDYTTRGYEQQ; this is encoded by the coding sequence ATGATCAGACCATTAGAATACTGTGTCAATACCCAACATATCAATGTTTCGATAGACACCATCGACAACCGCATCGTTGAATTGCTGGCTTTGCGAAAGACCTATCTCAATAAGGCAAAAGTATTGGATGATCATACCGATGCCGGGCAGCATATTATTAAAAATATCAGCAGCAATCAGGCGACACTGGCAAAAAAATTCGACCTGCCAGTGGAATTTGTTCAAGCGATATTTCAGGAAATAGATAATTACTTTAATCAGGACTATACAACAAGAGGCTATGAGCAACAATAA
- a CDS encoding aminodeoxychorismate/anthranilate synthase component II, whose translation MSNNKIVVIDNYDSFTYNLVHLLQELGQDYVVLRNDKFKLEDLEAFDKILLSPGPGIPEEAGLLLDVIRTYAPHKSILGICLGQQAIAEVFGGTLFNMEKPLHGVATSIIVTDESEKLFQDFPKDSKIGRYHSWAVNKETLPSTLKVTAVDENGIIMALTHTEYDVRGMQFHPESVLTTNGKKLIENWLS comes from the coding sequence ATGAGCAACAATAAAATCGTCGTCATTGACAATTACGATTCATTCACCTATAATTTGGTTCATTTGCTACAGGAGTTGGGACAGGACTATGTGGTGTTGAGAAATGATAAATTCAAACTGGAAGATTTGGAAGCATTCGATAAAATACTTCTTTCCCCCGGTCCCGGGATTCCGGAAGAGGCGGGTCTATTGCTTGACGTGATCCGCACCTATGCTCCGCACAAAAGTATATTGGGCATCTGCCTGGGGCAACAGGCAATCGCCGAAGTATTCGGCGGCACACTATTTAATATGGAAAAGCCGCTGCATGGGGTCGCAACCAGCATTATTGTCACTGATGAATCCGAAAAGCTATTTCAGGACTTCCCGAAAGATTCCAAAATAGGACGCTACCATTCATGGGCTGTAAACAAAGAGACATTGCCAAGCACACTTAAAGTGACAGCCGTAGACGAGAATGGCATCATCATGGCACTGACACATACGGAGTATGATGTGCGAGGCATGCAGTTCCATCCGGAATCAGTATTGACAACAAATGGAAAAAAATTAATTGAAAACTGGTTATCTTAA
- the trpC gene encoding indole-3-glycerol phosphate synthase TrpC: MTILDKIIERKRIEVEKAKALVPFEELLNYPYFNVACLSLRESILDPEKTGIIAEYKRASPSKGDINSTAKVEDVVKAYEEAGASAVSVLTDGEFFKGNLEDLSKAREAINIPILRKEFIVDKYQITEAKAYGADVILLIAACLKKEEVQEFAAYAHQIGLNVLLEVHNEQELLDNLFDDIDAIGVNNRNLKDFSVDLNHSYELLDKIPSKYIKVSESGISNPTTIKSLKKAGFQSFLIGENFMKTTDPGKAIKDFVKEI; the protein is encoded by the coding sequence ATGACTATACTCGATAAAATCATTGAACGAAAAAGAATAGAAGTAGAAAAGGCGAAGGCCTTAGTTCCATTCGAAGAGCTGTTGAACTATCCCTATTTCAATGTAGCCTGTCTTTCTTTACGGGAATCTATATTAGATCCTGAAAAAACAGGGATTATAGCTGAATATAAACGAGCATCACCTTCAAAAGGAGATATCAACAGTACGGCAAAGGTCGAAGATGTTGTCAAGGCGTATGAAGAAGCCGGTGCCTCGGCGGTTTCTGTGCTAACCGATGGGGAGTTTTTCAAGGGCAATCTTGAAGATCTTTCCAAAGCAAGGGAAGCAATTAACATCCCTATTTTGCGTAAAGAATTCATCGTCGATAAATATCAGATTACTGAGGCCAAGGCATATGGTGCCGATGTCATCCTTTTAATAGCAGCCTGCCTCAAAAAGGAAGAAGTTCAGGAGTTTGCCGCATATGCACATCAGATCGGACTCAATGTATTGCTTGAAGTACACAATGAACAGGAACTTTTGGATAATCTTTTCGACGATATTGATGCCATTGGTGTCAATAATAGAAACTTAAAAGATTTTTCCGTAGATCTAAACCATTCGTACGAGCTGTTGGATAAAATTCCATCCAAATATATTAAAGTTTCTGAAAGTGGTATCTCTAATCCCACAACTATCAAATCATTGAAAAAGGCTGGTTTCCAAAGTTTTCTAATCGGTGAAAATTTTATGAAAACCACAGATCCGGGGAAAGCGATCAAGGATTTCGTAAAAGAAATTTAG
- a CDS encoding RNA polymerase sigma-70 factor produces MRQNKQRTGILEKDFFIIDKAGFEQIYLQHWEGMFAFCLSSIKDEEHSKEIVQDVFKSLWERREELRLIEVERYLIRSVKLKTFEYIRNKVSRQQHLDNISNTREEYYVDNSLIADELAKKISNLIDSLPKQCKNVFRMSREQGLTNKEIAHKLYISERAVEYHISRALKTLKTELMEYIS; encoded by the coding sequence TTGCGTCAGAACAAGCAGAGAACTGGTATTTTGGAAAAAGATTTTTTTATTATAGATAAAGCAGGTTTTGAGCAAATATATCTTCAACACTGGGAAGGTATGTTTGCCTTTTGCCTGAGCAGTATCAAAGATGAAGAGCATTCCAAGGAAATCGTACAGGATGTTTTCAAATCACTTTGGGAGCGACGTGAAGAGCTTCGTCTCATAGAGGTGGAACGGTATCTGATCAGATCAGTAAAGCTCAAAACATTTGAATACATCCGCAATAAAGTATCACGACAACAACACCTGGACAATATTTCAAATACAAGAGAAGAATATTACGTAGATAATTCGCTGATCGCTGATGAACTAGCCAAGAAGATATCAAATCTGATCGATAGTTTGCCCAAACAATGTAAAAATGTATTTCGCATGAGCAGAGAACAGGGGCTCACCAACAAGGAAATTGCACATAAGCTCTATATTTCTGAACGAGCGGTAGAATATCATATTTCACGAGCATTGAAAACATTAAAAACAGAACTAATGGAATATATATCCTAA
- a CDS encoding DUF4374 domain-containing protein translates to MNKDLGNTIITSNTVDSGNLTISKNGIDIPTQQFDRSIIVKDKHFYFLRAGKFKKYTLESNGLKEIAQVAMQDQHIENINWLDRDTLLLFTSDNKTNRRLWIYKITVNDFKINQQQEVKLPSASADFKILSVGFGTIHQQRLLIGYTFNKVINETDFTTIDTMYIATLDKTTLQLENIQKDTRSSYPGGVNTVQSYSFHDENGNFYFMSCPGIALGNSPSKPTAIFRIDSNSTHINPTYFLNLTAKTHNHAYGMWYLGNNQAIVRSERRDRYTDFSDHHSTYQFEYYVVDLISQTTTKLNLPFDKGTRKESVLVENGKAYITIDDAKDQHQVWIYNIKSKNIQVGLTLDQATDFIVRIDRLHQISN, encoded by the coding sequence ATGAATAAAGATCTCGGAAACACGATCATCACCTCAAATACCGTTGATAGTGGAAATCTAACCATTTCAAAAAATGGCATCGACATTCCGACACAACAATTCGATCGAAGCATCATCGTTAAGGACAAGCATTTTTATTTTTTAAGAGCGGGAAAATTCAAAAAATATACACTTGAATCAAATGGATTAAAGGAAATTGCACAGGTGGCTATGCAAGATCAGCATATTGAAAATATAAACTGGCTTGATCGAGACACATTACTCCTATTTACTTCGGACAACAAAACAAACCGTCGGCTATGGATCTATAAAATTACTGTCAACGATTTCAAAATCAACCAACAGCAAGAAGTAAAACTACCTTCGGCCTCAGCGGATTTTAAGATTCTTTCCGTCGGATTTGGTACCATACACCAACAACGGTTATTGATTGGCTATACCTTTAATAAAGTGATTAACGAGACTGACTTTACCACAATAGATACAATGTATATTGCGACACTGGATAAGACGACTTTACAATTAGAAAATATACAAAAAGATACTCGTTCTTCTTACCCCGGAGGAGTCAATACTGTTCAATCTTATAGCTTTCATGACGAAAATGGCAATTTCTATTTTATGTCCTGCCCCGGTATTGCACTAGGCAACAGCCCATCAAAACCTACCGCAATTTTCAGAATTGATAGCAATTCCACCCACATTAACCCTACTTATTTTCTCAATCTAACAGCCAAAACGCACAATCATGCTTATGGCATGTGGTATTTGGGCAACAATCAGGCTATCGTCCGTAGTGAACGTAGAGACCGATACACCGACTTTAGCGATCATCATTCCACCTATCAATTTGAGTACTATGTGGTCGATCTTATCAGCCAAACCACAACAAAATTAAACCTACCTTTCGACAAGGGGACACGCAAAGAATCCGTTCTCGTCGAAAATGGGAAAGCCTATATCACCATAGACGACGCAAAGGATCAGCATCAAGTTTGGATCTATAATATCAAATCAAAAAATATTCAGGTTGGTCTTACCCTAGATCAAGCGACCGATTTTATTGTCAGAATAGACCGACTACATCAAATTTCCAACTGA
- a CDS encoding TonB-dependent receptor gives MSKFKVVWLFFFLIISFPSHSQQLAEVKGSVTNTSNEPIHGATIVLSGTNKGAKADKNGFFKISGISFGNHQVTISAVGYQTINRSVTCSKNVIDLSGIQMTPDQKIMTEVEVIGRSTTSEVTRQPYNVSAIDAKKLYNTTLDIGQALNRVSGVRLRESGGVGSNMSFSINGFSGNQVKLFLDGIPMDNFGSSFQLNNIPINFAERVEVYKGVVPVWLGGDALGGAVNIVTKNTPGKYIDASYSYGSFNTHKTAVNAGYISNKGLTMTLSAFQNYSDNNYWVNVRTADFETGKYTKGRKRRFHDTYRNETMIYNIGVSNKKYADQLLFGITLGENKKEIQTGNHMDDVYGGREALGNIIQPSVKYIKKDLFVKGLDVNIFGRYNLGKERSLDTVNRRFTWSGESEPKDKNNPNAPGGENELRDYRFNNNNGNFIANLSYAINEKHHFMVNHLLTTFDRKGKDIYYPDLEINKLPRKTTKNITALGYRTNIADQWDLNVFVKNYNQKGKYFEEVKKNEIYKNVETTVNKLGYGFAASYFVNPTLQLKASYEKASRLPENNELFGDAQDLSANPTLKPENSHNINVGLSYTKKWNENNHIIIDANYTYRNATDFIRLYISPLSSNNKRESKYLNLRSVLNNGVDLNLKYFYKNQFSIGGNLTYQNIINNTKYEPGQLVESSVYKDRMPNIPYLYGNADAAYYLHHFGGKHNTLTIGYNLQYIHAFFLDFPSLGTPAQRFIIPKQLSHDVNIVYAMASGKYNVALECNNLTDATRYDNFEMQKPSRSFNVKFRYFIRKK, from the coding sequence ATGTCAAAATTTAAAGTAGTATGGTTATTCTTTTTCCTAATCATATCATTTCCTTCACATTCCCAACAACTAGCCGAAGTCAAAGGTAGTGTTACCAATACATCAAACGAGCCTATTCATGGGGCAACAATTGTCCTATCAGGTACAAATAAAGGAGCCAAAGCAGACAAAAATGGTTTTTTCAAAATAAGCGGAATCTCTTTCGGTAATCATCAGGTTACAATTTCCGCTGTCGGATATCAGACTATAAATCGGTCAGTAACCTGTAGTAAAAATGTTATTGATCTATCTGGAATACAAATGACCCCAGATCAAAAAATCATGACGGAAGTTGAAGTTATAGGTCGATCCACGACAAGTGAAGTAACACGACAACCTTACAATGTCTCTGCAATAGATGCAAAAAAACTGTACAATACGACTTTAGATATCGGGCAGGCACTTAATAGAGTTTCGGGTGTACGCTTGAGAGAGTCTGGCGGTGTTGGATCAAATATGTCTTTTAGTATTAATGGATTTTCCGGCAATCAGGTCAAATTATTTCTGGATGGTATTCCGATGGACAATTTTGGTTCATCATTTCAATTGAATAATATCCCGATCAATTTTGCCGAGCGTGTAGAAGTGTATAAAGGCGTTGTTCCAGTATGGCTGGGTGGCGATGCCTTAGGTGGTGCTGTGAATATTGTCACGAAAAATACCCCTGGTAAGTACATTGATGCTTCTTATTCTTATGGTTCCTTCAACACACATAAAACTGCGGTAAATGCAGGATACATCTCGAATAAGGGATTAACGATGACCTTGTCGGCCTTCCAAAACTATTCGGACAACAATTACTGGGTGAATGTGCGGACGGCTGATTTTGAAACCGGAAAATATACCAAAGGAAGAAAAAGGCGTTTCCACGACACCTACCGAAATGAAACAATGATTTATAATATCGGAGTCTCCAACAAGAAATATGCAGATCAGCTACTTTTTGGAATCACACTGGGTGAAAACAAAAAAGAAATCCAGACCGGAAACCACATGGACGATGTTTATGGAGGCAGAGAAGCTCTGGGAAATATCATCCAACCCAGTGTAAAATACATCAAAAAAGATCTATTTGTAAAGGGACTAGATGTCAACATATTTGGTCGATACAATCTCGGTAAAGAACGCAGTCTGGATACAGTGAATAGAAGATTTACCTGGTCCGGAGAAAGTGAACCCAAAGATAAAAATAACCCTAATGCTCCCGGAGGTGAAAACGAACTACGCGATTATCGTTTTAACAATAACAATGGCAACTTCATTGCCAACCTCTCCTATGCGATCAATGAAAAACACCATTTTATGGTCAATCACCTATTAACAACGTTTGACCGCAAAGGAAAAGACATATATTACCCAGATCTCGAAATCAACAAGTTGCCGCGAAAAACGACAAAAAATATTACTGCACTAGGTTATCGTACGAATATAGCCGATCAATGGGATTTAAATGTATTTGTAAAAAATTACAACCAAAAAGGTAAATACTTTGAAGAAGTCAAGAAAAATGAAATCTACAAAAATGTAGAAACGACGGTCAATAAATTAGGTTATGGCTTTGCCGCTTCCTACTTTGTCAATCCAACCCTACAATTGAAAGCTTCCTATGAGAAAGCTTCCAGATTACCTGAAAACAACGAATTATTTGGCGATGCGCAAGACCTGAGTGCAAATCCAACACTTAAACCAGAGAATAGCCATAATATCAACGTCGGCCTCTCCTACACAAAAAAATGGAATGAGAACAACCATATCATCATAGATGCTAACTATACCTATAGAAATGCAACTGATTTTATAAGACTCTACATCAGCCCATTAAGCTCAAACAATAAAAGAGAGAGTAAATACCTCAATTTAAGGAGTGTACTCAATAATGGAGTAGATCTTAATCTAAAATATTTCTATAAAAATCAGTTTTCAATCGGTGGTAATCTAACCTACCAAAATATAATCAATAACACGAAATATGAGCCCGGTCAACTCGTAGAAAGCAGCGTTTACAAAGATCGCATGCCTAATATCCCATATTTATATGGTAATGCAGATGCTGCCTATTATTTGCACCACTTCGGAGGTAAACATAATACATTGACGATCGGTTACAACCTCCAATATATCCATGCCTTCTTTTTGGATTTTCCAAGTTTGGGCACACCAGCACAGCGTTTCATTATTCCCAAACAACTATCCCATGATGTCAACATTGTCTATGCGATGGCTTCGGGAAAATACAATGTTGCGCTGGAATGTAATAACCTAACCGACGCAACACGATACGACAATTTTGAAATGCAGAAACCTAGTCGGTCTTTCAATGTCAAATTCAGATACTTTATACGCAAAAAATAA
- a CDS encoding DUF4374 domain-containing protein yields MKKSNYLRLLTVACGVLTITACSKDKPVEGGEDSGNSKKKEKFVFIVTGQGSSESGSSGTYIVTTDDVSQGNLSIVGNGMPATEFSFINQNNHVFGLTYGGQGPITPYAIDAKGDLQRLKDDQVNAETAGIYGNFGDKNVILGTTNRSMVNPVATLRNYDAQNFSIANKNTVDLSKVLGGKRMAIWTGVFQVGNKVYIPFQSGDGSNNWGGDFTTTDTTYIGIFSYPELKFEKTIRDGRGSHIGNWFAQQGLAVDDKGDAYVWFSANEASLATKNKSGFLRIKKGTDEFDKDYYFDIESLGKGKIARGSYLKDNKFLMTIYNKGEQSEGVGGGLVKLYIVDIQTKKMTEIIEIPSHEQQGYKDVVYVDKGGAKAYYTCQDKDDKQYYTYIIDINTATAKRGLKFTGISQVSSMSKISY; encoded by the coding sequence ATGAAAAAGTCAAATTACTTAAGATTGCTTACAGTAGCCTGTGGCGTATTAACAATTACCGCTTGTTCAAAAGACAAGCCTGTTGAAGGAGGAGAAGATTCAGGAAACTCGAAAAAGAAGGAAAAATTTGTCTTTATCGTAACTGGTCAAGGGAGTTCGGAGTCAGGTTCATCAGGTACTTATATTGTTACTACGGATGATGTTAGCCAAGGTAATTTAAGTATTGTAGGTAACGGTATGCCAGCAACAGAATTTTCTTTTATCAATCAAAACAACCATGTTTTTGGTCTGACATACGGTGGACAAGGGCCTATCACTCCTTATGCTATTGATGCCAAAGGCGATCTGCAAAGACTTAAAGATGATCAGGTCAACGCTGAAACCGCGGGTATCTATGGTAATTTCGGTGATAAAAATGTGATTTTAGGGACAACCAACAGAAGTATGGTAAACCCTGTCGCGACGCTAAGAAACTATGATGCACAAAATTTCTCTATTGCCAACAAAAACACGGTCGATCTTTCCAAAGTATTGGGTGGTAAACGCATGGCGATCTGGACAGGTGTATTTCAAGTAGGTAATAAAGTCTATATTCCTTTCCAATCTGGAGATGGTTCAAATAACTGGGGCGGAGATTTTACGACGACAGATACTACCTATATCGGTATCTTCTCTTATCCTGAACTTAAATTTGAAAAAACAATCCGTGATGGAAGAGGTTCCCATATCGGAAACTGGTTTGCTCAACAAGGTTTAGCAGTAGACGATAAGGGCGATGCATATGTATGGTTCTCGGCAAATGAAGCATCATTGGCTACAAAAAACAAATCTGGATTCCTGAGAATCAAAAAAGGAACGGATGAATTTGATAAAGATTACTATTTCGATATCGAATCTCTTGGAAAGGGTAAAATAGCAAGAGGTAGTTATCTCAAAGACAATAAATTTTTAATGACGATCTACAACAAGGGTGAACAGTCCGAAGGTGTAGGCGGTGGTCTTGTCAAATTATATATCGTAGATATACAAACCAAAAAAATGACGGAAATCATTGAGATTCCTTCACATGAACAACAAGGTTATAAAGATGTCGTATATGTTGACAAAGGTGGCGCTAAGGCTTACTATACCTGTCAGGATAAAGACGACAAACAATATTACACATACATCATTGATATCAACACCGCTACAGCAAAAAGAGGGTTGAAATTTACTGGGATATCCCAAGTATCATCAATGAGCAAAATCAGTTATTAA
- a CDS encoding PepSY-associated TM helix domain-containing protein: MLSKINAWLHLWLGIAAGIPVIILGITGCVLVFEHDIKELTTNYIQVAPQKSEEQLPPSAIYKSVKAVLPDHEIGSSWYYGLDKSVKVSIDHSDSLVYVNPYTAEVMAIVDHEDFFHFMDEGHRHLWMPVKIGRQVVGWSTFIFFILLITGMVLWWPKKWNRRSREQSFTVKWKAKFKRVNYDLHNVLGFYALTIAFVMCFTGLIMSFPWIRSSVVWMTGGYPNRPKTEKNNKPELQDQPLNDALVVADQIWYKVRHEYAKFNKEAVIVHYPEKEDKAVYACTDMVNGSWRDLNFDRNTLELTGRKQGPIDEANTTEWLMRSNYALHTGFIGGMTTKIIYFIASLICATLPITGFYIWWGKKKKSTKKTRRPQLATT; encoded by the coding sequence ATGCTCAGTAAAATTAATGCCTGGCTACACCTTTGGTTAGGAATCGCAGCGGGTATACCCGTTATTATCTTAGGAATTACAGGCTGCGTACTTGTCTTTGAACATGATATCAAAGAATTGACCACAAACTATATTCAGGTCGCACCGCAAAAATCAGAAGAACAGCTTCCACCCTCTGCGATCTATAAATCTGTTAAGGCTGTACTTCCCGATCATGAAATTGGGAGCTCCTGGTATTACGGACTGGATAAGTCGGTCAAAGTAAGCATAGACCATTCCGATAGCCTGGTCTATGTAAACCCCTATACAGCCGAAGTCATGGCCATTGTTGATCACGAGGATTTTTTCCATTTCATGGATGAAGGCCACCGTCATCTTTGGATGCCAGTAAAAATAGGCCGGCAAGTCGTTGGCTGGAGCACCTTCATCTTTTTCATACTACTGATAACAGGCATGGTATTATGGTGGCCAAAGAAATGGAACCGTAGATCAAGAGAACAGAGTTTTACGGTTAAATGGAAAGCTAAATTTAAACGTGTCAATTATGATCTCCACAACGTATTGGGTTTCTATGCGCTAACAATCGCATTCGTCATGTGTTTTACAGGGCTAATCATGAGTTTCCCCTGGATCCGTAGTTCTGTGGTCTGGATGACCGGAGGCTATCCCAACAGACCAAAAACGGAAAAGAATAATAAACCTGAGCTTCAGGATCAACCGTTAAATGATGCGTTGGTAGTGGCGGATCAAATCTGGTATAAAGTGCGTCATGAATATGCAAAATTCAACAAAGAAGCTGTTATTGTCCACTATCCCGAAAAAGAAGATAAAGCGGTGTATGCCTGCACAGACATGGTCAACGGAAGCTGGAGAGACCTTAATTTTGACCGCAATACACTGGAACTTACCGGCCGCAAACAGGGACCAATTGATGAAGCCAATACCACGGAATGGCTCATGCGTTCCAATTACGCCCTGCATACCGGTTTTATCGGCGGAATGACCACCAAAATAATTTACTTCATCGCATCGCTTATCTGTGCGACTTTGCCTATAACAGGATTCTACATCTGGTGGGGAAAGAAAAAAAAGTCAACCAAAAAAACAAGACGTCCGCAATTAGCAACAACTTAA